One Halorientalis litorea DNA segment encodes these proteins:
- a CDS encoding vWA domain-containing protein produces the protein MAVETTVAGVQVGLARPLLLIAVPVVVALLGVLLLRGRDGTTFDRRTRTLVFAARVVVVALLVVGAAGPYTADTRQTTGDPSVTMLADRSASTSVTGNISGDLAAAIEDRGVDVSTRVVADGDRSPVGDGIANSLETNGSVLVVSDGQVTDGRSLPAAASIARQVNATIDAVNLTATATERAVSVAGPAKTSTGVRNSFLVSLDGVRLNDPVTVTVSVDGETVAEREVTGGGFEVAETFATTGSHRVTARIESDDRFDRNDVARKTVRVVEPSQILYVARGDYPLEEFLGQVYDVDRARSIPEDVSDYYAVVVQDVAADDLGNVASLQRAVIDGTGLVTVGGRNSFEAGDYRESLLADMLPVSIGEGGRTARVALAVDISGSTRGTLSVQQALALDALDQLGDENRVGLVAFNEQPYAIAGLSLLGNNREALATQIRRLQSSGGTDVAAGIDGAAEMLGEGGGTVILISDGRDDGGAPATAARVAEDGVRVITVGVGGIVDDEYLRRTANAGGGTYLSADETNRLRIRFGGESREYEGTGLTVVDDDHFVTSGVQFESNPGQSNAVAVEERADFLVAGPSGAPAITAWRYGLGRTVAITAYGPDGTLDGLLSRPDSLGVTKAVNWAIGDPERLETGVTSVDGARVGSPTTVTYEGEERPSADGVRFSRVGPREYRATFVPESPGYESVLGAEYAVNYPAEYADFGIAPALRDAVDRTGGRVYEPAQAATIAREVRQRATQVRTVRTDWTWLALLVALLAYVAETSARRLTRIRT, from the coding sequence ATGGCGGTCGAGACGACCGTGGCCGGTGTGCAGGTCGGACTCGCCCGCCCGCTCCTCTTGATCGCGGTGCCGGTCGTCGTCGCCCTCCTCGGCGTCCTCCTGTTGCGAGGCCGCGACGGGACCACCTTCGACCGCCGGACGCGCACGCTCGTGTTCGCCGCTCGGGTGGTGGTCGTCGCCTTGCTGGTCGTGGGTGCGGCCGGGCCGTACACCGCCGACACACGCCAGACCACGGGTGACCCGTCGGTGACGATGCTCGCCGACCGCTCGGCCAGTACGTCGGTGACGGGCAACATCTCCGGTGACCTCGCGGCGGCCATCGAGGACCGCGGGGTCGACGTGTCGACCCGTGTCGTCGCGGACGGCGACCGCTCCCCGGTCGGCGACGGTATCGCCAACTCGCTCGAAACCAACGGGAGCGTCCTCGTCGTCTCGGACGGACAGGTCACCGACGGTCGTTCGCTCCCGGCGGCCGCGAGCATCGCCCGGCAGGTCAACGCCACCATCGACGCGGTGAACCTGACCGCGACGGCGACCGAACGGGCGGTGTCGGTCGCGGGCCCGGCGAAGACGTCGACCGGCGTCCGCAACAGCTTCCTCGTCTCGCTCGACGGTGTCCGCCTCAACGACCCGGTGACCGTCACGGTTAGCGTCGACGGCGAGACAGTCGCGGAGCGGGAGGTTACCGGCGGGGGGTTCGAAGTAGCCGAGACGTTCGCGACGACCGGGAGCCACCGCGTGACCGCCCGCATCGAGAGTGACGACCGCTTCGACCGCAACGACGTGGCCCGCAAGACGGTCCGCGTCGTCGAACCGTCGCAGATTCTGTACGTCGCCCGCGGCGACTACCCCCTCGAAGAGTTCCTCGGGCAGGTGTACGACGTGGACCGCGCCCGCTCCATCCCCGAAGATGTCTCCGACTACTACGCCGTCGTCGTGCAGGACGTTGCGGCCGACGACCTCGGGAACGTCGCATCGCTCCAGCGCGCCGTCATCGACGGGACGGGACTCGTGACCGTCGGGGGCCGGAACTCCTTCGAGGCCGGCGACTACCGGGAGTCCCTGCTGGCAGACATGCTCCCCGTCAGCATCGGCGAGGGCGGCCGAACCGCACGGGTCGCGCTCGCGGTGGACATCTCCGGGAGTACCCGGGGAACGCTGTCGGTCCAGCAGGCCCTCGCGCTCGACGCACTCGACCAACTGGGCGACGAGAACCGCGTCGGCCTCGTCGCGTTCAACGAACAACCCTATGCCATCGCGGGGCTGTCGCTACTCGGCAACAACCGCGAGGCACTGGCGACCCAGATACGACGGCTACAGAGCAGCGGCGGCACCGACGTCGCCGCGGGCATCGACGGGGCCGCCGAGATGCTCGGCGAGGGCGGCGGGACGGTCATCCTCATCAGCGACGGCCGCGACGACGGTGGCGCGCCGGCGACGGCGGCCCGTGTCGCCGAGGACGGGGTCCGGGTCATCACCGTCGGCGTCGGTGGCATCGTCGACGACGAGTACCTCCGTCGCACCGCGAACGCCGGCGGCGGCACGTACCTCTCTGCCGACGAGACGAACCGCCTCCGCATCCGCTTCGGCGGGGAGTCCCGCGAGTACGAGGGTACCGGCCTCACCGTCGTCGACGACGACCACTTCGTCACGAGCGGCGTCCAATTCGAGTCCAACCCCGGCCAGAGCAACGCCGTCGCCGTCGAGGAGCGCGCCGACTTCCTCGTCGCCGGCCCGTCGGGCGCGCCCGCCATCACCGCGTGGCGGTACGGTCTCGGGCGGACCGTCGCCATCACCGCCTACGGCCCCGACGGCACGCTCGACGGCCTGCTCTCCCGGCCCGACTCTCTCGGCGTGACGAAGGCGGTCAACTGGGCCATCGGCGACCCCGAACGCCTCGAAACCGGCGTCACCAGCGTCGACGGTGCGCGCGTCGGCTCGCCGACAACAGTTACCTACGAGGGCGAGGAACGGCCGAGTGCCGACGGCGTCCGGTTCTCCCGAGTCGGGCCACGGGAGTACCGCGCGACGTTCGTCCCCGAGTCGCCGGGGTACGAGTCGGTCCTCGGAGCCGAGTACGCCGTGAACTACCCGGCCGAGTACGCCGATTTCGGCATCGCGCCGGCACTCCGAGACGCCGTCGACCGGACCGGCGGCCGGGTGTACGAACCCGCACAGGCGGCGACCATCGCACGGGAGGTGCGCCAGCGCGCGACTCAGGTTCGGACGGTGCGGACCGACTGGACGTGGCTCGCACTCCTCGTCGCACTCCTCGCCTACGTGGCCGAAACAAGTGCCCGCAGACTGACACGCATCAGAACATGA